Proteins encoded by one window of Manihot esculenta cultivar AM560-2 chromosome 10, M.esculenta_v8, whole genome shotgun sequence:
- the LOC110623957 gene encoding zinc finger A20 and AN1 domain-containing stress-associated protein 5: MAQKTEKEETEFKVPETLTLCVNNCGFTGNPATNNMCQKCFNATTSTSNSTTTAAAAPSATTTTTTTAASTALGVSSGSEISSKSPRSSISRSPVRDLLPETSQKVETSIDREKIDVALAKREVNRCSCSGCRRKVGLTGFRCRCGDMFCWEHRYSDRHDCNYDYKAAGREAIARENPVVKAAKIVRV, encoded by the coding sequence ATGGCTCAAAAGACGGAGAAGGAAGAGACCGAATTCAAGGTGCCAGAAACTCTTACCTTATGCGTCAATAATTGTGGATTTACTGGTAATCCAGCCACTAATAATATGTGCCAGAAATGTTTCAACGCTACCACTAGCACGTCTAATTCCACGACGACAGCcgcggcggcaccttcagctaCGACGACGACGACGACGACGGCGGCATCAACGGCCCTCGGTGTTTCATCCGGAAGCGAGATCTCGAGTAAATCTCCGAGATCTAGCATATCTAGATCTCCTGTGAGAGATCTGCTTCCCGAGACGAGTCAAAAGGTGGAGACATCGATAGATCGGGAGAAAATCGATGTAGCGCTTGCTAAGAGGGAGGTGAACCGTTGCTCTTGCTCAGGATGCAGGAGGAAGGTTGGGTTGACCGGATTTCGTTGCCGGTGTGGAGACATGTTCTGTTGGGAACATCGGTACTCCGATCGACACGATTGTAACTATGACTACAAAGCTGCCGGTCGGGAGGCGATTGCTCGCGAAAACCCGGTGGTCAAAGCGGCGAAGATCGTTAGAGTTTGA
- the LOC110624079 gene encoding sm-like protein LSM7, whose amino-acid sequence MSGRKETVLDLAKFVDKGVQVKLTGGRQVTGTLKGYDQLLNLVLDEAVEYLRDPDDPLKTTDQTRRLGLIVCRGTAVMLVSPTDGTDEIANPFMQPDGA is encoded by the exons ATG TCAGGAAGGAAAGAAACGGTGTTGGATTTGGCAAAATTTGTGGACAAAGGTGTCCAAGTCAAGCTTACTGGTGGTAGACAAG TGACAGGGACTTTGAAAGGGTATGATCAACTGTTAAACCTTGTCCTGGATGAAGCTGTCGAATACCTAAGAG ATCCTGATGATCCTCTGAAAACTACTGATCAGACCAGGCGCCTTGGCCTAATA GTATGCAGGGGAACTGCTGTAATGCTCGTCTCACCAACTGATGGCACCGATGAAATTGCTAACCCTTTCATGCAGCCAGATGGGGCCTAG
- the LOC110624075 gene encoding 60S ribosomal protein L31: MVERAGKGRKEEVVTREYTINLHKRLHGCTFKKKAPKAIKEIRKFAQKAMGTTDVRVDVKLNKQVWSRGIRSVPRRVRVRIARKRNDEEDAKEEFYSLVTVAEIPPEGLKGLGTKVIDEED, encoded by the exons ATGGTGGAGAGAGCAGGCAAAGGAAGAAAGGAGGAGGTTGTCACCAGAGAGTACACCATTAACCTCCATAAACGCTTGCATGGATG TACTTTCAAGAAGAAGGCTCCTAAGGCTATAAAGGAAATCAGAAAGTTTGCTCAGAAAGCCATGGGAACAACTGACGTTAGAGTTGATGTCAAGCTAAACAAGCAAGTGTGGAGCCGTGGAATCCGGAGTGTGCCAAGGAGAGTTCGTGTTCGCATTGCAAGGAAGAGAAACGATGAAGAGGATGCAAAGGAGGAGTTTTACTCACTTGTCACTGTGGCTGAGATTCCTCCAGAGGGATTAAAGGGTTTGGGCACCAAGGTCATCGACGAAGAGGACTAA
- the LOC110624077 gene encoding sm-like protein LSM7: MSGRKETVLDLAKFVDKGVQVKLTGGRQVTGTLKGYDQLLNLVLDEAVEYLRDPDDPLKTTDQTRRLGLIVCRGTAVMLVSPTDGTDEIANPFMQPDGA, from the exons ATG TCAGGGAGGAAAGAAACGGTGTTGGATTTGGCAAAATTTGTGGACAAAGGTGTCCAAGTCAAGCTCACTGGTGGTAGACAAG TGACAGGGACTTTGAAAGGGTATGATCAACTGTTAAACCTTGTCCTGGATGAAGCTGTCGAATACCTAAGAG ATCCTGATGATCCTCTGAAGACTACTGATCAGACCAGGCGCCTTGGCCTAATA GTTTGCAGGGGAACTGCTGTAATGCTTGTCTCACCAACTGATGGTACTGATGAAATTGCCAACCCTTTCATGCAGCCAGATGGGGCCTAG